A genomic region of Thermoanaerobaculia bacterium contains the following coding sequences:
- a CDS encoding RICIN domain-containing protein: protein MKILPSLPFALALATTLAAGGFAPAAAQNSAAEVAKDRCDLQLAYQISRKAGGNVPDSGLDYRRARVVALSSSKIRVEGQGLYRRDRFDRGRPYAYKCTFNSRTGVAKASYDWTGPALGPKDDDGWPGGPNHMPQGRVIWSGAVISVQSGKALDVAAGSNYDGAAVIQYAFKGTPNQLWDVIDAGRGRVVFVSQDSNKVLDVRGAAERDGDPVRQFRYNGNEDQLWRIERLGGGAYQIVNVASGRCLDVEGGGRQDGARLIQYQCQGSGNQAWRLGN from the coding sequence ATGAAGATTCTTCCGTCTTTGCCGTTCGCCCTCGCATTGGCCACCACTCTCGCCGCGGGTGGTTTCGCCCCGGCCGCAGCCCAGAACTCCGCCGCTGAGGTGGCCAAGGATCGCTGCGACCTGCAGCTCGCCTACCAGATCTCCCGGAAGGCCGGCGGCAACGTCCCGGACTCGGGACTCGACTACCGCCGGGCCCGGGTCGTAGCGCTGTCGTCCTCCAAAATTCGCGTCGAAGGCCAGGGCCTCTACCGACGGGATCGCTTCGACCGCGGCCGGCCCTACGCCTACAAGTGCACCTTCAACTCCCGCACGGGAGTGGCCAAGGCGAGCTACGACTGGACCGGGCCGGCTCTGGGCCCGAAGGACGACGACGGATGGCCGGGCGGCCCCAACCACATGCCGCAGGGGCGCGTGATCTGGAGCGGCGCCGTGATCAGCGTCCAGAGCGGCAAGGCGCTCGACGTCGCGGCGGGCAGCAACTATGACGGCGCGGCGGTGATTCAGTACGCCTTCAAGGGCACGCCGAACCAGCTCTGGGACGTCATCGACGCCGGCCGCGGCCGCGTCGTCTTCGTCAGTCAGGACAGCAACAAGGTCCTCGACGTGCGCGGCGCCGCCGAGCGCGACGGCGATCCCGTGCGGCAGTTCCGCTACAACGGCAACGAAGACCAGCTCTGGCGGATCGAACGCCTGGGCGGCGGCGCTTACCAGATCGTCAACGTCGCGAGCGGCCGGTGCCTCGACGTCGAGGGCGGCGGCCGCCAGGACGGTGCGCGCCTGATCCAGTACCAGTGCCAGGGGAGCGGGAATCAGGCCTGGCGCCTGGGGAACTGA
- a CDS encoding PH domain-containing protein — MKAHLLRLLRLAERPEPPPGSGPTLEIFRASPRFFQLQAARWALGQALALAGIVLSLAFLAAVEQAGEGTLNKVMARLADRIFHIDRPELAAHLTDQVWNVVRALELLAVAFFVVGLAASWVLLRLDWEARWYMVSDESLRIREGLFRTHERTMTVANIQNLSIRRGPLQKLLGIADLEVRTAGGGKSSRDEPGSTSTDLHVGRFRGIENATALRDRIEASLRRHRDTGLGDPDDAHPGPAPAAGAAATSGVAGPSPVVAAAEALCREAGALRAAAEALAKS; from the coding sequence GTGAAGGCGCACCTGCTGCGGCTCCTGCGACTCGCCGAGCGGCCCGAGCCGCCGCCGGGATCGGGCCCGACACTCGAGATCTTCCGGGCCTCGCCCCGCTTCTTCCAACTCCAGGCGGCTCGCTGGGCGCTCGGCCAGGCCTTGGCTCTTGCCGGCATCGTGCTCTCTCTCGCCTTCCTCGCGGCCGTCGAGCAGGCGGGCGAGGGCACCCTGAACAAGGTGATGGCGAGGCTCGCCGACCGGATCTTCCACATCGACCGGCCCGAGCTCGCCGCCCATTTGACCGACCAGGTGTGGAACGTCGTCCGTGCCCTCGAGCTCCTGGCTGTGGCCTTCTTCGTCGTCGGGCTGGCGGCGAGCTGGGTGCTGCTCCGCCTCGACTGGGAGGCGCGCTGGTACATGGTGAGCGACGAGAGCCTGCGCATCCGGGAGGGCCTGTTTCGCACTCATGAACGCACGATGACCGTGGCCAACATCCAGAACCTCTCGATCCGCCGCGGACCTCTTCAGAAGCTGCTCGGCATCGCCGACCTCGAAGTCCGCACCGCCGGCGGCGGCAAGTCTTCGCGCGACGAGCCCGGGAGCACCAGCACAGACCTCCACGTCGGCCGCTTCCGCGGCATCGAGAACGCCACCGCCCTGCGCGACCGCATCGAGGCCTCGCTACGCCGTCACCGCGACACCGGACTGGGCGACCCCGACGACGCGCACCCCGGCCCGGCGCCGGCGGCAGGCGCGGCAGCGACGTCGGGCGTCGCGGGCCCGTCGCCGGTGGTCGCAGCGGCCGAGGCGCTCTGCCGCGAAGCCGGCGCGCTGCGAGCCGCCGCGGAAGCACTTGCGAAATCGTAG
- a CDS encoding PH domain-containing protein codes for MRRPHKNLLVYYFLHSLLLGPFFPMLFVPRLFKYRSLRYHLDGAGLAAEWGILFRHEISLSYSRIQDIHLASNLLERWLGLARIQIQTASGSSGAEMTIEGLPDFEAVRDWIYTRTRGARRHPAAPPAVGPAALPEAERVVAALQEATAELRRVRELLEGVADIRKAERGTAAGAP; via the coding sequence CTGAGGAGGCCGCACAAGAACCTCCTCGTCTACTACTTCCTCCACTCGTTGCTGCTGGGCCCGTTTTTTCCGATGCTCTTCGTGCCGCGCCTCTTCAAGTACCGGAGCCTGCGCTACCACCTCGACGGCGCAGGGCTCGCGGCGGAGTGGGGAATCCTGTTCCGCCACGAAATCAGCCTCTCCTACTCGCGCATTCAGGACATCCACCTGGCCAGTAACCTCCTCGAGCGCTGGCTCGGACTGGCCCGCATCCAGATTCAGACCGCGAGCGGCTCGAGCGGTGCGGAGATGACGATCGAGGGGCTGCCCGACTTCGAGGCGGTCCGCGACTGGATCTACACCCGGACCCGCGGTGCCCGGCGGCACCCAGCGGCGCCCCCCGCCGTCGGACCCGCGGCGCTCCCCGAGGCCGAGCGGGTGGTTGCGGCGCTCCAGGAGGCGACGGCCGAGCTCCGGCGGGTACGCGAGCTCCTCGAAGGCGTCGCAGACATTCGCAAGGCCGAGCGCGGCACGGCGGCGGGCGCACCGTGA